A single window of Granulicella mallensis MP5ACTX8 DNA harbors:
- a CDS encoding SIS domain-containing protein, translating to MTALSSFVDLPFEQKEALGLLFTPAEIAQQPNTWRTTLRIFEQHQAQIAAFLDGAGVGASVEDRPSVVLIGAGTSDYVAQALESLLRSKWGCEVSAVASTDLLPNLDEYIVPGRKYLWISFSRSGDSPEGVAVLEQVLQRYPSISHIVVTCHAEARMAALCEGVPHAYVIVLDDAVNDRSLAMTSSFTNMIVMGQCLANAWSIASYKPLLEQLVLAGDDLLWSAARQAEEIAQHHFARICFVGGGSLASVAKESALKVLEMTAGQIKTMSETVLGLRHGPMAALDKETLFVCFVSGNTRRAQYARDLLREIGEKSLVAQRIAVGPLSAEEKFSPDCDFYLPIRVDVDDAYRPVLDVFFGQLLGLYCSIAHQLKPDSPSAGGVINRVVQKFRIY from the coding sequence TTGACCGCTCTCTCGAGCTTTGTCGATCTACCGTTTGAACAGAAAGAAGCTCTGGGCCTGCTCTTCACTCCTGCCGAAATCGCCCAGCAGCCAAACACATGGCGAACGACACTGAGGATCTTCGAACAGCACCAGGCGCAGATTGCCGCCTTCCTGGATGGCGCTGGTGTGGGTGCCTCGGTTGAAGATCGTCCTTCCGTCGTACTCATCGGCGCTGGTACCTCGGACTATGTCGCTCAGGCCCTCGAATCTCTCCTGCGCTCCAAGTGGGGCTGCGAAGTCTCTGCGGTAGCGAGCACAGACCTGCTGCCAAACCTGGATGAGTATATTGTTCCCGGCCGCAAATACCTCTGGATATCGTTTTCGCGCTCAGGGGATTCGCCCGAGGGAGTGGCGGTTCTGGAGCAAGTGCTTCAGCGCTACCCGAGTATCTCGCACATCGTAGTTACCTGCCACGCAGAGGCGCGTATGGCAGCTCTGTGCGAGGGCGTGCCCCACGCTTATGTCATCGTCCTGGATGACGCGGTGAATGATCGCAGTCTGGCCATGACGAGTTCCTTTACGAACATGATCGTTATGGGGCAGTGCCTTGCCAACGCGTGGTCGATCGCAAGCTATAAGCCGCTGCTTGAGCAATTGGTGCTTGCCGGCGACGACCTTCTGTGGAGTGCGGCACGGCAGGCTGAAGAAATTGCTCAGCATCACTTTGCGCGTATCTGTTTCGTCGGCGGCGGGTCCCTCGCGAGTGTTGCGAAGGAGTCAGCGCTGAAGGTGCTGGAGATGACCGCAGGGCAGATCAAGACGATGTCGGAGACAGTGCTCGGTCTGCGTCACGGCCCCATGGCAGCACTGGACAAAGAAACACTGTTCGTTTGTTTTGTGTCTGGAAATACGCGCCGGGCGCAATATGCTCGCGACCTGCTGCGGGAGATTGGGGAAAAGAGCCTCGTTGCCCAGCGCATCGCTGTGGGTCCCTTGTCTGCGGAGGAGAAGTTCTCTCCTGATTGTGACTTCTATCTTCCGATCAGGGTTGACGTGGATGATGCGTATCGGCCGGTCCTGGATGTGTTCTTCGGACAGCTCCTTGGGTTGTATTGCTCGATTGCCCATCAATTGAAGCCGGACTCACCGAGCGCCGGTGGTGTCATCAATCGTGTTGTTCAGAAATTTCGTATCTACTAG
- a CDS encoding PQQ-dependent sugar dehydrogenase has product MIKVIVAVAMIASSAIPAAAQQVVTGQAAFADWNQQQPGVRRKITAADLPAPAPKEAVDNGPHLIPRPKDAWPVAPAGFKVTLYAGGDFTPTAASSSQDHKPAAVPVARSTFREPRLLRTAPNGDIFLSDSHGDKIFVLRGVGPDGKAKTISTFATGLNLPFGINFYPAGPNPKWVYVGNTDSVVRFPYKSGDLVATGPAKTVIAQLPGFAQLRGGGHWTRDIVFTPDGSKMLVSVGSASNIDNPDTSSKEFHRADVLEYTPEGKFLKVYASGIRNCVGEAINPTTGQLWCSTNERDNLGNHLVPDYVTSVKEDGFYGWPWYYIGSHSDPRLPAPCADGIAAKQQAAAISPDGGSCKRVDLSSKVIVPDVLVQPHMASLEMIFYTSPSGFSREYLGDAFVAEHGSWNRANRAGYEVIRVPMHNGKADGTYEDFLTGFVTKDGGVWGRPVGITIAQDGSMFVTDDGSRSVWHVTYTGNNPQESH; this is encoded by the coding sequence ATGATTAAGGTCATTGTCGCCGTCGCCATGATTGCCTCGTCCGCTATCCCTGCTGCCGCTCAACAAGTCGTGACCGGCCAGGCGGCCTTTGCCGATTGGAACCAGCAGCAGCCTGGCGTGCGCCGTAAAATTACCGCTGCCGATCTGCCCGCACCAGCCCCGAAAGAAGCCGTAGATAATGGTCCGCACCTCATTCCTCGGCCGAAAGACGCATGGCCTGTAGCACCTGCCGGCTTCAAAGTTACTCTCTATGCGGGCGGCGATTTCACACCCACTGCGGCCTCATCTTCGCAGGATCACAAGCCAGCCGCTGTTCCTGTTGCGCGTAGCACCTTCCGCGAGCCACGACTGCTTCGCACCGCTCCCAACGGAGACATCTTCCTGTCCGATTCGCATGGCGACAAAATCTTTGTTCTACGCGGCGTTGGCCCCGATGGGAAAGCCAAAACCATTTCTACCTTCGCGACCGGCCTGAACTTGCCTTTCGGGATAAACTTCTACCCCGCTGGACCTAACCCAAAATGGGTCTATGTCGGCAATACCGATTCCGTCGTTCGCTTCCCCTATAAGTCTGGTGACCTCGTTGCTACCGGCCCCGCGAAAACGGTCATTGCCCAGCTCCCCGGCTTTGCCCAGCTCCGCGGTGGTGGCCACTGGACCCGCGATATCGTCTTCACCCCCGATGGGAGCAAGATGCTCGTCTCCGTAGGATCTGCCTCAAATATTGATAACCCCGACACCTCTTCCAAGGAGTTTCACCGCGCCGATGTTCTTGAGTACACCCCTGAAGGTAAATTCCTCAAAGTTTACGCATCGGGCATACGCAACTGCGTTGGCGAGGCCATCAATCCAACTACCGGTCAGCTCTGGTGCTCGACCAACGAGCGCGATAATCTTGGCAACCACCTGGTCCCGGACTATGTTACTTCCGTGAAAGAAGACGGCTTCTACGGATGGCCCTGGTATTACATCGGCTCCCATTCCGACCCGCGGCTCCCCGCACCCTGTGCCGACGGTATTGCCGCCAAACAACAGGCTGCCGCGATCTCCCCTGACGGTGGTTCCTGCAAGCGCGTAGACCTTTCCAGCAAAGTCATCGTCCCGGATGTCCTCGTACAGCCTCACATGGCCTCTTTAGAGATGATTTTTTACACCAGCCCCTCAGGTTTTTCGCGGGAGTATCTTGGCGATGCTTTCGTGGCTGAGCATGGAAGCTGGAACCGTGCCAATCGCGCGGGCTATGAAGTCATTCGCGTCCCTATGCACAATGGCAAGGCCGATGGTACCTACGAAGATTTCCTAACCGGATTCGTCACGAAGGACGGTGGGGTCTGGGGGAGGCCTGTAGGCATCACAATCGCGCAGGATGGCAGCATGTTCGTTACGGACGATGGTTCCCGCTCCGTCTGGCACGTCACCTACACAGGCAATAACCCTCAAGAATCGCACTGA
- a CDS encoding D-tagatose-bisphosphate aldolase, class II, non-catalytic subunit produces MSRVLHQHLLKQRSGVPSGIYSVCSVHPWVIRAAAEQAAHDDSLLLVEATSNQVNQFGGYSGMRPAAFRDFVLEHVRAAGFNETKLILGGDHLGPNPWRKLPAAEAMAHAETMVAEYVAAGFTKIHLDASMACKDDPGPPSDELVAHRAAALCKAAESAYVAGDHPVYVIGTEVPVPGGATHSVHDLPATSTEAASHTLAVHKQIFEQQLPGVWDRVIALVVQPGVEFDHDAVVNYDSTKAAQLTAWLRNQPESIVFEAHSTDYQLPPAYPKLVDDGFAILKVGPGVTFAMREALEALEDIECQLINESRRSQLSEAIERTMLSEPDNWLPYYTGTPEQQKLLRRYSYSDRVRYYWGYPEIANAVDCLMTNLASVEIPESLLSRYLPAQYLRLREKQISGDPESLVLDHIRDVLRSYAAACAIQ; encoded by the coding sequence ATGTCTCGTGTTCTTCACCAGCACCTTCTGAAGCAGCGTAGCGGCGTTCCCTCTGGAATCTATTCGGTGTGCTCTGTACATCCCTGGGTGATTCGCGCAGCCGCAGAGCAGGCAGCCCACGACGACTCGCTTTTGTTGGTGGAAGCGACGAGCAATCAGGTGAACCAGTTTGGCGGTTACAGCGGGATGCGCCCCGCTGCATTCCGCGATTTTGTATTGGAGCATGTAAGAGCCGCTGGATTTAACGAAACGAAGCTTATTCTCGGCGGAGATCATCTGGGGCCTAACCCTTGGCGCAAACTGCCGGCGGCAGAGGCCATGGCTCATGCCGAGACGATGGTGGCCGAGTACGTAGCGGCAGGGTTCACGAAAATTCATCTCGACGCCAGCATGGCTTGTAAGGACGACCCTGGCCCGCCATCAGATGAACTGGTTGCACACCGTGCCGCCGCGCTATGCAAGGCGGCTGAGTCTGCCTATGTCGCGGGAGATCATCCTGTGTACGTCATCGGTACGGAGGTGCCTGTCCCTGGCGGGGCCACGCACTCTGTGCATGATCTCCCCGCAACGTCGACCGAGGCAGCCTCCCACACTCTTGCGGTTCATAAACAGATCTTTGAGCAGCAACTCCCGGGTGTGTGGGATCGCGTCATCGCGCTTGTCGTGCAACCGGGGGTAGAGTTCGATCACGATGCTGTGGTGAACTATGACTCTACAAAGGCTGCGCAACTCACTGCATGGCTGCGCAATCAGCCGGAATCTATCGTCTTTGAGGCGCATTCAACCGACTATCAGCTCCCTCCCGCTTACCCGAAGCTTGTCGATGACGGATTCGCCATACTCAAGGTGGGGCCCGGGGTGACGTTTGCGATGCGAGAGGCGCTTGAAGCGCTTGAAGACATTGAGTGCCAGCTCATAAACGAGTCGCGGCGATCACAACTGAGCGAAGCGATCGAGCGCACCATGTTAAGCGAGCCGGACAACTGGCTGCCTTACTATACGGGGACTCCCGAGCAGCAGAAGTTGCTTCGCCGCTATAGCTATAGTGACCGTGTCCGTTACTATTGGGGATATCCCGAGATTGCGAACGCAGTCGACTGTCTCATGACGAATCTTGCCTCTGTGGAGATCCCTGAGAGTCTGTTGAGCCGTTATCTACCCGCGCAGTATCTGCGCCTGAGGGAGAAACAGATTTCAGGAGATCCGGAGTCGCTCGTCCTTGACCATATCCGTGATGTGCTGCGTTCCTATGCTGCAGCCTGTGCGATTCAGTAG
- a CDS encoding LysR family transcriptional regulator: MSFDDRLLNGVSALAAVVRSGGFAAAARSLNVSQPGISRAVARLEAQVGIRLLERTTRSVSLTDEGRRFYETIGPIVSALEDATSALAEGKVTVRGRLRVNMDPYFSQLILGPQLSGFLKAYPELKVDLVTREGLGDLISDGYDLGIRFGEPRPSTLVARRLLDTRVLTVASPGYLKKHGHPTDPQQLVAERHRMIDFRDPETGRSFEWVFRKGRKEIKVETESQLMLSDVATMHAVCVAGYGIAQVLELGVDAHLSSGRLVNLFPDWEDERFPLYAYYPSRQYLAPKTRAFLEFLSATVQASHSQARIAK, encoded by the coding sequence ATGAGTTTCGATGACCGACTTCTGAATGGCGTGAGCGCCCTTGCAGCCGTGGTGAGATCGGGAGGCTTCGCGGCCGCGGCGAGATCCTTGAATGTCTCCCAGCCGGGCATCAGCCGTGCAGTAGCTCGGCTCGAGGCGCAGGTTGGAATCCGGCTCCTGGAACGGACGACGCGCTCCGTCTCCCTTACGGACGAAGGCAGGCGGTTTTACGAGACCATTGGCCCGATTGTGTCGGCGCTCGAAGACGCCACCTCCGCTCTGGCCGAAGGTAAAGTGACCGTCCGGGGGAGACTCCGCGTCAACATGGACCCTTACTTCTCGCAGCTCATTCTCGGACCGCAACTCAGTGGATTTCTCAAAGCCTATCCGGAGCTTAAGGTGGACCTGGTCACGCGGGAGGGCCTCGGAGATCTGATCTCGGATGGATACGATCTGGGAATTCGCTTCGGCGAGCCGCGCCCCTCCACGCTTGTCGCCCGAAGATTGCTGGATACGAGAGTTCTTACCGTGGCCTCGCCCGGCTACTTGAAGAAACACGGCCACCCTACCGACCCACAGCAACTGGTAGCGGAACGACATCGGATGATTGATTTTCGAGACCCGGAGACGGGCCGTTCCTTCGAGTGGGTATTCCGTAAAGGTCGAAAGGAGATCAAGGTTGAGACGGAAAGCCAGCTCATGCTGAGTGACGTCGCAACAATGCACGCTGTATGCGTGGCAGGATATGGGATCGCTCAAGTTCTCGAACTCGGTGTGGACGCCCATCTCTCGAGTGGACGACTGGTGAACCTCTTTCCGGATTGGGAGGATGAACGTTTTCCCCTGTATGCCTACTATCCCTCGCGCCAATACCTCGCACCGAAGACGCGCGCGTTTCTTGAATTTCTATCTGCGACGGTCCAGGCCTCGCACTCGCAGGCCCGAATAGCAAAATAG
- a CDS encoding diphosphate--fructose-6-phosphate 1-phosphotransferase yields MSAQNLLIIQGGGPTAVFNASLASIIKESFHQSRIGDIYGARAGMKGLSSADIVGLSHLGPGDLLSLRNSPGAALGSSRFQPSELDLERSVEHLQRFGIQYLVFMGGNGTMRGADLFRRFCREQNLDIQIIGIPKTIDNDISATDRCPGFASAARFVAQSTLDLSMDIRSLPQPVSIFETLGRDVGWLAASSTLARRDADDAPHLVYIPETPFSLEAFLSDLDNVVSRIGWAVVVISEGVQYADGSRVFEQKNASQYSSSNRPLIGGVAQYLSGVVADRLGIRCRSEKPGLIGRSCTAQVSRRDLEDAELVGRTGVRALVAGETDKMVALCSLDVRSEQAFKLVPLSEAGGSHREIPADWLSSDTLAVTNSFRDYLRPLVGELSYYPAPLSTLPRYEPV; encoded by the coding sequence ATGTCTGCTCAAAATCTATTGATTATCCAGGGAGGTGGCCCTACTGCTGTCTTCAACGCCAGTCTTGCGAGCATCATCAAGGAAAGCTTTCACCAATCTCGCATTGGGGACATCTACGGAGCTCGAGCCGGTATGAAAGGCCTATCCTCCGCGGATATTGTCGGCTTGAGTCATCTGGGTCCGGGTGATCTTTTGTCGCTTCGGAACAGTCCTGGGGCTGCTCTGGGTTCATCCCGTTTCCAACCATCGGAGCTGGACCTCGAACGCAGTGTCGAGCACCTGCAGCGATTTGGTATTCAATACCTCGTCTTTATGGGAGGCAATGGCACCATGAGGGGCGCGGATCTCTTCCGAAGATTCTGCCGGGAGCAGAATTTAGACATTCAGATCATCGGGATTCCAAAGACGATTGACAACGATATCTCCGCGACCGATCGCTGCCCAGGCTTCGCGAGCGCGGCTCGGTTTGTAGCGCAATCCACGCTCGATCTGAGTATGGATATTCGTTCGCTTCCGCAACCCGTCTCGATCTTCGAGACTCTGGGCCGGGATGTTGGTTGGCTGGCGGCGTCCTCGACGCTTGCGAGACGCGATGCGGACGATGCTCCACACCTCGTTTATATCCCGGAAACTCCATTCTCACTGGAGGCGTTCTTAAGCGATCTTGACAACGTAGTCAGCCGGATCGGCTGGGCGGTTGTCGTGATCTCCGAAGGTGTCCAGTATGCGGATGGAAGCCGCGTCTTTGAGCAGAAGAACGCTTCTCAATACAGTTCATCGAATCGTCCGTTGATTGGCGGTGTAGCGCAGTACTTGTCGGGTGTTGTGGCGGATCGCCTGGGAATCCGCTGCCGCAGCGAAAAGCCCGGACTGATCGGCAGATCCTGTACGGCACAGGTTTCCAGGCGAGACTTGGAGGACGCGGAGCTGGTTGGCCGGACAGGAGTTCGCGCTTTAGTGGCCGGTGAAACCGATAAGATGGTGGCCCTTTGCTCGCTTGATGTCCGATCTGAGCAGGCTTTCAAACTAGTACCACTGAGCGAGGCCGGAGGGTCGCATCGCGAGATTCCCGCAGACTGGCTCAGCAGCGATACGCTGGCGGTAACAAATTCCTTCCGTGATTACCTCCGCCCGCTTGTAGGCGAACTCTCTTACTATCCGGCACCACTCAGCACCCTCCCTCGATATGAGCCGGTGTAG
- a CDS encoding amidohydrolase family protein: MSEPNAQDKFIAMVSAKANVSLPISEFHPRSMLHNVVHAVHHPRFSVIDYHNHLDAQDPAEVLKIMDACGIEHIVNITMKVGEEAIEQIERYRTADAKRFSTIGWMDWNGADSPDFSGFIKLTMERIDRLVEHGIVGFKFWKDLGLTVRDASGELIRIDDERLAPVFERLGSLGIPVMVHLGDPEAFFLPIGANNERYEELAAHPDWGFYGAQYSKDALLQQRDRVFQRHPNTTFVGAHIAENSEDLQRVSAMLEACPNVLVDISARASELGRQPYSSRKFFLRYADRILFGADLVPEIEMYRLYYRFLETDDEYFEYPTHASRQGRWNIYGLYLPEDVLRKVYRENALKLLPQLR, translated from the coding sequence ATGTCAGAACCGAATGCGCAGGACAAATTTATCGCGATGGTCTCGGCTAAGGCGAACGTATCGTTGCCCATCAGCGAATTTCACCCGCGCAGCATGTTGCACAATGTCGTGCATGCAGTTCATCATCCTCGCTTTTCTGTCATCGATTACCACAATCATCTCGATGCGCAAGATCCGGCAGAGGTCTTGAAGATTATGGATGCCTGCGGCATCGAACACATCGTTAACATCACGATGAAGGTCGGCGAAGAAGCTATAGAGCAGATCGAACGTTATCGCACCGCCGATGCGAAACGATTCTCTACGATTGGCTGGATGGATTGGAACGGTGCGGATTCACCGGATTTTTCAGGCTTTATCAAGCTTACGATGGAGCGGATCGACCGGCTTGTGGAGCACGGTATCGTTGGCTTCAAATTCTGGAAGGACCTTGGACTGACAGTGCGTGATGCCAGCGGGGAACTGATCCGCATCGATGATGAGCGCCTCGCGCCTGTCTTTGAGCGGCTTGGCTCTCTCGGCATTCCCGTCATGGTGCACCTCGGCGATCCTGAGGCATTCTTCCTGCCAATCGGCGCCAACAACGAGAGGTATGAGGAACTCGCCGCTCATCCGGACTGGGGATTCTACGGCGCACAGTACAGTAAAGATGCTTTGCTGCAACAACGGGATCGCGTCTTTCAGCGACATCCCAACACAACCTTCGTAGGTGCTCACATTGCCGAGAACAGCGAGGATCTGCAGAGGGTTTCCGCCATGCTGGAAGCTTGCCCCAACGTGCTCGTCGATATCAGCGCACGCGCCTCCGAACTTGGACGCCAGCCCTACTCATCAAGAAAGTTCTTCCTCCGCTACGCCGACCGTATTCTCTTTGGCGCAGATCTTGTGCCGGAGATCGAGATGTACCGGCTCTACTACCGATTTCTTGAAACGGACGATGAGTATTTTGAATATCCTACGCACGCTTCGCGCCAAGGCCGCTGGAATATCTACGGGCTCTATCTGCCGGAGGATGTTCTACGAAAGGTCTATCGCGAAAACGCTCTGAAACTTCTTCCGCAGCTTCGTTGA
- the agaR gene encoding transcriptional repressor AgaR — MLIEERRQYIVGLAQKHGRVLVEELSDSLGISRITIRKDLDHLQSQGLLQRTHGGALLPSNGAISDPSLREKEGRHSQEKLRIATAAANLVQEGQCILLDSGTTTTAVAKALRRFSRLTIITNAVNVASELRDTDFEVLLTGGSLRKNSFSLVGPLAEDMLHEMYADILFLGVDGFDLEVGLTTPNVMESRVNRAMVKASSLVVAVCDSTKFNRRSLSKIVDATAIHHIITDSGLPSATADALRSAGINLTLV, encoded by the coding sequence ATGCTTATCGAAGAGCGCCGTCAATATATCGTAGGGTTGGCCCAGAAGCACGGCCGTGTACTTGTCGAAGAGCTCTCAGATTCCCTCGGGATTTCGCGCATCACCATTCGCAAGGATCTCGATCATCTCCAGAGTCAGGGATTGCTGCAGCGCACGCATGGCGGCGCTCTACTCCCAAGTAACGGAGCCATCTCTGATCCGTCCTTGCGGGAGAAAGAAGGGCGTCATTCGCAGGAGAAGCTGCGTATCGCCACGGCCGCTGCCAACCTGGTTCAAGAGGGCCAGTGCATTCTGCTTGATTCCGGCACGACCACGACGGCCGTCGCCAAGGCCCTCAGGCGCTTCTCGCGTCTGACCATCATCACGAACGCAGTCAACGTTGCCAGCGAGCTCCGTGATACCGACTTTGAGGTACTGTTGACCGGAGGTTCGCTGCGTAAGAACTCGTTCTCCCTCGTTGGTCCTCTGGCGGAGGATATGCTGCACGAGATGTATGCCGATATCCTCTTCCTCGGTGTCGATGGCTTTGATCTTGAGGTCGGTCTTACGACGCCAAATGTCATGGAGTCACGCGTCAATCGTGCGATGGTGAAGGCTTCCTCGTTGGTGGTGGCCGTATGTGACTCGACCAAGTTCAACCGGCGCAGCCTATCCAAAATCGTAGATGCCACGGCAATCCACCACATCATCACGGACTCCGGCCTGCCGTCTGCAACGGCCGATGCGCTCCGTTCGGCCGGGATCAATCTCACTCTCGTTTAG
- a CDS encoding acyltransferase family protein produces MSELGTPATGLQQRNSAVDAYRGFVMALMLAEVFRFAFVAKSFPDNFLLHILAYNQSHVEWTGMSLHDMIQPSFTFLVGVALPYSLRSRRRKGESFKYMLGHTIWRSFLLVALGIFLRSIHSTATDFTFEDTLTQIGLGYTFAFLVALRPARWLWITLGTVLFSYWLAWALYPAPGPNFPYSSVGVPSEWHQHLFTGFMSHWNKNSNLGQAFDVWFLNLFPRPTPFEFNDGGYLTLSFIPTLGTMLLGLAAGRWLLEATPKIPFKKLLLAAAVLLGSGLLFHFAGICPIVKRIWTPSWTLFSGGVCFLFLAAFSWVVDVKKQYRLAFPLIVVGTNSIAAYLMSYLADNFIQNSFRINLGESVLNMFGSNLQPILLGALTLGTYWVLLFWMFRKKIFIRI; encoded by the coding sequence ATGAGTGAATTGGGCACACCTGCAACAGGACTGCAACAGCGTAATTCTGCGGTCGATGCGTATCGTGGTTTTGTGATGGCACTTATGCTCGCTGAAGTCTTTCGCTTTGCCTTTGTCGCGAAGTCCTTCCCCGATAACTTTTTGCTGCATATTCTGGCTTACAACCAATCGCATGTCGAGTGGACAGGCATGAGTCTGCATGACATGATCCAGCCGTCCTTCACCTTTCTCGTGGGGGTTGCGCTGCCCTATTCGCTGCGCAGCCGCCGCCGCAAAGGCGAAAGCTTCAAATACATGCTGGGGCATACCATTTGGCGGAGTTTTCTACTCGTCGCACTTGGTATCTTTCTTCGTTCCATTCACAGCACTGCGACGGACTTCACCTTCGAAGATACGTTGACCCAGATCGGACTGGGCTATACCTTCGCTTTTCTGGTGGCACTGCGCCCTGCTCGTTGGCTATGGATTACGCTTGGAACAGTTCTCTTTAGCTACTGGCTAGCCTGGGCTTTATACCCAGCTCCCGGCCCCAATTTCCCGTATAGCTCCGTTGGCGTCCCGTCTGAATGGCATCAACACCTCTTCACAGGCTTCATGTCGCATTGGAATAAAAACAGTAACCTCGGACAAGCTTTCGACGTATGGTTTCTCAATCTTTTCCCCCGCCCCACTCCCTTTGAGTTCAACGATGGTGGATATCTAACACTTAGCTTCATCCCCACGCTTGGAACCATGCTTCTGGGTCTTGCCGCAGGGCGCTGGCTGCTTGAAGCTACCCCGAAGATTCCGTTTAAAAAACTTTTGCTTGCGGCGGCGGTATTACTCGGCAGCGGTCTTCTATTTCACTTCGCCGGAATCTGTCCCATCGTGAAGCGCATCTGGACACCTTCATGGACTCTCTTCAGCGGTGGTGTGTGCTTCCTCTTTCTCGCCGCCTTTTCATGGGTTGTCGACGTGAAGAAACAATATCGCCTTGCATTTCCGTTGATCGTTGTGGGAACGAATTCAATCGCTGCCTATTTGATGTCCTACTTAGCAGATAACTTCATCCAAAATAGTTTTCGCATCAACCTTGGAGAGTCTGTGCTGAATATGTTCGGGAGCAATCTGCAACCGATCCTGCTCGGCGCACTTACGCTCGGTACCTATTGGGTACTTCTGTTCTGGATGTTTCGAAAGAAGATTTTTATTCGCATATAG
- a CDS encoding carbohydrate kinase family protein has protein sequence MGETNLDLVLYGLPEEMPVERELLGSGFEMTLGGSSSILTHNLAVLGTRVGFVSEVGNDAMGDIAQDYLKGSGVDLSHFRQKAGAKTGVTLLLPHGKKRHILTYPGVMSELRVEDLDFAYLTSARHFHLSSLFLQTGLHPGLPQLFDDLKSAGLTVSLDTNDDPTGAWHGVLDQLLDKVDILLPNEDELLQIADAATTEQALDKLAPRLPLIVVKCGTRGALVQRGKERKWVPPFVVEPVDTIGAGDSFNAGFLNAWLAGEDPMRAATMGNLTGALSTLRPGGVEAHRDVSLRTQFLGTHALS, from the coding sequence GTGGGAGAAACCAACCTGGATCTGGTCCTTTATGGACTCCCGGAGGAGATGCCCGTCGAGCGGGAGCTCCTTGGCAGCGGGTTCGAAATGACCTTAGGGGGGTCCTCTTCGATCCTGACGCACAATCTAGCCGTCCTTGGCACTCGAGTGGGTTTTGTCAGCGAGGTCGGGAACGACGCTATGGGAGACATCGCACAGGACTACCTGAAAGGAAGCGGCGTTGACCTCTCACACTTCCGGCAAAAAGCTGGGGCGAAGACGGGGGTCACCCTGCTGCTTCCCCATGGGAAAAAGCGTCATATTCTGACCTATCCTGGGGTTATGTCGGAACTGAGGGTGGAGGATCTCGACTTCGCCTATCTGACCTCGGCCCGCCACTTTCATCTCTCTTCCCTGTTTCTACAGACTGGCCTCCATCCCGGCCTGCCTCAACTCTTCGACGACCTTAAGTCCGCTGGGTTAACCGTGTCACTCGATACGAACGACGACCCGACGGGCGCCTGGCATGGCGTTCTCGATCAGCTACTGGATAAGGTAGACATACTACTGCCCAATGAGGACGAACTCCTTCAGATCGCGGACGCCGCCACCACAGAACAGGCGCTCGATAAACTGGCGCCACGCCTGCCCTTGATTGTCGTCAAATGCGGCACGCGCGGTGCTCTTGTGCAACGGGGCAAAGAGCGGAAGTGGGTTCCTCCGTTCGTCGTCGAACCAGTTGACACGATCGGCGCGGGTGACAGCTTTAATGCCGGATTTCTAAACGCGTGGCTTGCAGGAGAAGACCCCATGCGCGCGGCTACCATGGGAAACCTGACAGGAGCGCTCTCCACACTGAGACCTGGCGGCGTAGAGGCACATCGTGATGTTTCGCTACGAACGCAGTTCCTCGGCACGCACGCCCTCTCCTAG